From a region of the Theobroma cacao cultivar B97-61/B2 chromosome 8, Criollo_cocoa_genome_V2, whole genome shotgun sequence genome:
- the LOC18592586 gene encoding SKP1-interacting partner 15, with product MEDSPINRLAEDSLHQIFSSLSLRQIMTCRSVCKLFNQILTSPSFMHLISTRSHLNLLALRPPHHHHNHSRYEPLSTSLHVYDPDQNKWLRVNLDFLPFRSPHPVASSLGLVYLWADSPDSSDSNKSLIVCNPLTRQYRVLPQLGSAWSRHGSVLVDSRNRVMVLTELAALYFSFSQKTQQWLKFSSNLPSKPRSPIVVSNSVYALCDVGSPWRSKWKLFSCAVNNMLNLNLNVMNNNWECLERHEWGDIFDIMKRPRLICGNGNKILMIGGLKSSYSLNQSCLTILILRLDLETMEWEEATRMPEDMHQWFQDSKFKVFGGGDRVCFSGKKVRRLALWDCCEWRWIDWVPGNGDELFRGFMFEARLTLLP from the coding sequence ATGGAGGACTCTCCGATCAACCGTCTCGCCGAAGATTCGCTTCACCAGATCTTCTCTTCCCTTTCGCTTCGTCAAATCATGACTTGCCGCTCCGTTTGCAAGCTCTTTAACCAAATCTTGACTTCGCCATCTTTCATGCACCTCATCTCCACCCGATCCCATCTCAACCTCCTTGCTCTCCGCCCTCCTCATCACCATCATAATCACAGTCGCTACGAGCCCCTTTCTACTTCCCTCCACGTTTACGACCCCGATCAAAACAAATGGCTGCGAGTCAACCTcgattttcttcctttccgaTCTCCTCACCCGGTTGCGTCTTCACTCGGTCTGGTTTACCTGTGGGCCGACTCACCTGACTCGTCCGACTCGAACAAGTCACTCATCGTTTGCAACCCCTTGACTCGCCAATACAGGGTCCTTCCTCAGCTCGGCTCGGCCTGGTCACGCCACGGCTCGGTCCTAGTTGACTCAAGGAACCGAGTTATGGTCTTAACCGAACTCGCCGCTCTTTACTTctccttttctcaaaaaacCCAACAATGGCTCAAATTCTCTTCAAATTTACCATCCAAACCCCGAAGCCCTATTGTTGTCTCCAACTCCGTTTACGCCTTATGTGACGTCGGATCGCCGTGGAGGAGTAAGTGGAAATTATTCTCTTGCGCTGTCAATAACatgttaaacttaaatttaaatgtgaTGAACAACAATTGGGAATGCTTGGAGAGGCACGAATGGGGAGACATTTTCGATATCATGAAACGACCGCGTTTAATATGTGGCAACGGGAACAAAATCTTGATGATTGGGGGGTTAAAATCGAGTTATTCGTTGAATCAATCTTGTCTGACGATTTTGATATTGAGGTTAGATTTGGAAACGATGGAGTGGGAAGAGGCAACGAGAATGCCTGAGGATATGCACCAATGGTTTCAGGATAGTAAGTTTAAGGTGTTTGGAGGAGGGGATAGGGTTTGCTTTTCCGGGAAGAAAGTCCGAAGGTTGGCTCTCTGGGATTGTTGTGAATGGCGGTGGATTGATTGGGTGCCGGGAAACGGGGATGAGCTTTTCCGGGGATTTATGTTTGAGGCTAGGCTTACCCTACTGCCTTGA